From Streptomyces fungicidicus, one genomic window encodes:
- a CDS encoding lysine N(6)-hydroxylase/L-ornithine N(5)-oxygenase family protein, with the protein MTALAEAPDVTYDFVGIGLGPFNLGLACLTEPIAELNGVFLESKPDFAWHAGMFLDGAHLQTPFMSDLVTLADPTSPYSFLNYLKEKGRLYPFYIRENFYPLRVEYDDYCRWAAAKLSSIRFGTTVTEVTYDEAGGLYTVATAAGGTYRARHLVLGTGTVPFVPEPCRGLDGGLFHNAQYVQRKAELLDKESITIVGSGQSAAEIYYELLSEIDVHGYRLNWVTRSPRFFPLEYTKLTLEMTSPDYIDYFRALPEDTRYRLEKQQKGLFKGINSELIDAIFDLLYQKNVESGDRPVPTRLLTNSSLTAARYENGGYTLGFHQDEQGKDFEIRTEGLVLATGYHYEPPAFLEPVRDRLRFDGHGRFDVTRDYAVDVTGRGVFLQNAGVHTHSITSPDLGMGPYRNSCIIRELLGTEYYPVEKSIAFQEFAV; encoded by the coding sequence TTGACCGCGCTTGCTGAAGCCCCGGACGTCACCTACGACTTCGTGGGGATCGGCCTCGGCCCCTTCAACCTCGGCCTCGCCTGCCTCACCGAGCCCATCGCCGAACTGAACGGCGTCTTCCTGGAGTCCAAGCCGGACTTCGCCTGGCACGCGGGGATGTTCCTCGACGGCGCCCACCTGCAGACGCCGTTCATGTCGGACCTCGTCACCCTCGCCGACCCGACCTCCCCGTACTCCTTCCTCAACTACCTGAAGGAGAAGGGCAGGCTGTACCCGTTCTACATACGCGAGAACTTCTACCCGCTGCGGGTCGAGTACGACGACTACTGCCGCTGGGCCGCGGCGAAGCTGAGCAGCATCCGCTTCGGCACGACGGTCACCGAGGTGACGTACGACGAGGCCGGCGGGCTCTACACGGTGGCGACGGCGGCCGGCGGGACGTACCGGGCCCGGCACCTGGTGCTCGGCACCGGGACCGTGCCGTTCGTCCCCGAGCCGTGCCGCGGCCTGGACGGCGGCCTGTTCCACAACGCGCAGTACGTGCAGCGCAAGGCGGAGCTGCTCGACAAGGAGTCGATCACGATCGTCGGCAGCGGGCAGAGCGCCGCCGAGATCTACTACGAGCTGCTCTCCGAGATCGACGTCCACGGCTACCGGCTCAACTGGGTCACCCGCTCCCCGCGGTTCTTCCCGCTGGAGTACACCAAGCTGACCCTGGAGATGACCTCCCCGGACTACATCGACTACTTCCGCGCGCTGCCCGAGGACACCCGCTACCGGCTGGAGAAGCAGCAGAAGGGCCTGTTCAAGGGCATCAACTCGGAGCTGATCGACGCGATCTTCGACCTGCTGTACCAGAAGAACGTCGAGAGCGGCGACCGGCCGGTCCCCACCCGGCTGCTCACCAACTCCTCCCTCACCGCGGCCCGGTACGAGAACGGCGGCTACACGCTCGGCTTCCACCAGGACGAGCAGGGCAAGGACTTCGAGATCCGCACCGAGGGCCTGGTGCTGGCCACCGGCTACCACTACGAGCCGCCGGCCTTCCTCGAACCGGTCCGCGACCGGCTCCGCTTCGACGGCCACGGCCGCTTCGACGTGACCCGCGACTACGCCGTCGACGTCACCGGCCGCGGTGTCTTCCTGCAGAACGCCGGCGTCCACACGCACAGCATCACCAGCCCCGACCTGGGCATGGGCCCGTACCGCAACAGCTGCATCATCCGCGAGCTGCTCGGCACCGAGTACTACCCCGTCGAGAAGTCCATCGCGTTCCAGGAGTTCGCCGTATGA
- a CDS encoding GNAT family N-acetyltransferase has translation MSIGTFTFRPLDPLRDAELLHGWVTHPKAAFWMMQDARLQDVEREYMRIAADEHHHAHLGLRDGEPAFLMERYDPRYVELAGLYEPEPGDVGMHFLVAPADRPVHGFTRAVITAVMEELFADPDTRRVVVEPDVGNKAVHALNEAVGFVPAREIDKPEKRALLSFCTREQFLRARGVTA, from the coding sequence ATGAGCATCGGCACGTTCACCTTCCGCCCCCTCGACCCGCTGCGGGACGCCGAGCTGCTGCACGGCTGGGTCACCCATCCCAAGGCGGCGTTCTGGATGATGCAGGACGCCAGGCTCCAGGACGTCGAGCGCGAGTACATGCGGATCGCCGCGGACGAGCACCACCACGCCCACCTGGGCCTGCGCGACGGCGAACCGGCCTTCCTGATGGAGAGGTACGACCCCCGGTACGTCGAGCTCGCCGGCCTGTACGAGCCCGAGCCCGGCGACGTCGGCATGCACTTCCTGGTCGCGCCGGCCGACCGGCCCGTCCACGGCTTCACCCGGGCCGTCATCACCGCCGTGATGGAGGAGCTGTTCGCCGACCCGGACACCCGGCGGGTCGTGGTCGAGCCGGACGTGGGCAACAAGGCCGTGCACGCGCTGAACGAGGCCGTGGGCTTCGTGCCCGCACGGGAGATCGACAAGCCGGAGAAGCGCGCGCTGCTGAGCTTCTGCACCCGCGAACAGTTCCTGCGCGCCCGAGGAGTGACCGCATGA
- a CDS encoding universal stress protein: MAGHEFFEPADRKRPVADPTAAEPLAAEEPRHSCDPAFRHGVVVGFDGSTSSERALAYAIGMARRFGSGLIIVHVANRLPTTVWAGCEPPVFVDVPDHRTEVLGLELACADYLAEVPWILVERGGDICHELEEVGREYAADAIVVGSTHGLVGRLFGSVAGRLAKRAQRPVVVIP; encoded by the coding sequence ATGGCCGGTCACGAATTCTTCGAACCCGCGGACCGCAAGCGGCCCGTCGCCGATCCCACGGCGGCCGAACCCCTGGCGGCGGAGGAGCCACGCCATTCCTGCGACCCCGCGTTCCGGCACGGGGTGGTCGTCGGCTTCGACGGCTCCACCTCCAGTGAACGCGCCCTCGCCTACGCGATCGGCATGGCCCGTCGCTTCGGGTCGGGCCTGATCATCGTCCATGTCGCCAACCGGCTGCCGACCACGGTGTGGGCGGGCTGCGAGCCCCCGGTCTTCGTGGACGTGCCGGACCACCGCACGGAGGTGCTCGGACTCGAGCTGGCCTGTGCGGATTATCTGGCCGAGGTGCCGTGGATCCTTGTCGAGCGGGGCGGGGACATCTGCCACGAACTCGAAGAGGTGGGGCGGGAGTACGCCGCCGATGCGATCGTCGTGGGTTCTACCCACGGGCTCGTGGGGCGGCTTTTCGGGTCCGTGGCGGGGAGGTTGGCGAAGCGGGCGCAGCGGCCGGTTGTGGTCATTCCGTAG
- a CDS encoding IucA/IucC family protein, with product MTPSDAVAHLSPHRWARANRLLIRKALAEFAHERLLAPEPTGDGGYAVRSDDGATRYTFTATLRGLDHWGIDADSITRHRDDAALPLAALDFFIELQKSLGLSEEILPVYLEEISSTLSGTCYKLTKPQIPVAELVDAGFQAIETGMTEGHPCFVANNGRLGFGIHEYLSYAPETASPVRLVWLAAHRSRAAFTAGAGIEYEPFVRQELGEETVEGFHGVLRDRGLDPSDYFLVPVHPWQWWNKLSVTFAAEVARGHLVCLGEGEDEYLAQQSIRTFFNTSHPEKHYVKTALSVLNMGFMRGLSAAYMEATPAINDWLARLIEGDPVLRATGLSIIRERAAVGYRHLEYERATDRYSPYRKMLAALWRESPVPSLKDGESLATMASLVHVDHEGKSFAGALIARSGLAPAQWLRHYLRAYYVPLLHSFYAYDLVYMPHGENVILVLEDGVVRRAVYKDIAEEIAVMDPDAVLPPEVSRIRVEVPDDQKLLSVFTDVFDCFFRFLAANLAEEGVMDEDAFWGTVAEVTREYQASVPELADKFARYDMFAPEFALSCLNRLQLRDNRQMVDLTDPSGALQLVGTLKNPIAGF from the coding sequence ATGACCCCGTCCGACGCCGTGGCACATCTGTCCCCCCACCGCTGGGCGCGGGCCAACCGCCTGCTGATCCGCAAGGCACTCGCCGAGTTCGCGCACGAGCGGCTCCTCGCACCGGAGCCCACCGGTGACGGCGGATACGCCGTCCGCAGCGACGACGGCGCGACCCGGTACACCTTCACGGCCACGCTCCGCGGCCTGGACCACTGGGGCATCGACGCCGACTCGATCACCCGTCACCGCGACGACGCCGCACTCCCCCTCGCCGCACTCGACTTCTTCATCGAGCTGCAGAAGTCCCTGGGTCTGAGCGAGGAGATCCTGCCGGTGTACCTGGAGGAGATCTCCTCCACCCTCTCCGGCACCTGCTACAAGCTCACCAAGCCGCAGATCCCGGTCGCCGAGCTGGTGGACGCCGGCTTCCAGGCCATCGAGACCGGGATGACCGAGGGCCATCCCTGCTTCGTGGCCAACAACGGACGGCTCGGCTTCGGCATCCACGAGTACCTGTCGTACGCGCCGGAGACGGCGAGCCCGGTACGGCTGGTGTGGCTGGCCGCGCACCGCTCGCGGGCCGCGTTCACGGCCGGGGCGGGGATCGAGTACGAGCCGTTCGTCCGGCAGGAGCTGGGCGAGGAGACCGTCGAGGGCTTCCACGGGGTGCTGCGCGACCGGGGCCTCGACCCCTCCGACTACTTCCTCGTGCCCGTCCACCCCTGGCAGTGGTGGAACAAGCTGTCCGTCACCTTCGCCGCCGAGGTCGCCCGCGGGCACCTGGTCTGTCTGGGCGAGGGCGAGGACGAGTACCTGGCGCAGCAGTCCATCCGTACCTTCTTCAACACCTCGCACCCGGAGAAGCACTATGTGAAGACGGCCCTGTCCGTCCTCAACATGGGCTTTATGCGCGGCCTGTCCGCCGCCTACATGGAGGCGACCCCGGCGATCAACGACTGGCTGGCCCGGCTCATCGAGGGCGACCCGGTGCTGCGGGCGACGGGGCTGTCGATCATCCGGGAGCGGGCCGCCGTCGGCTACCGGCACCTGGAGTACGAGCGGGCCACCGACCGCTACTCCCCGTACCGCAAGATGCTGGCCGCGCTGTGGCGGGAGAGCCCGGTGCCGTCCCTGAAGGACGGCGAGTCCCTCGCCACCATGGCGTCCCTGGTCCACGTCGACCACGAGGGGAAGTCCTTCGCGGGCGCGCTGATCGCGCGCTCGGGGCTCGCTCCGGCGCAGTGGCTGCGGCACTACCTGCGGGCCTACTACGTGCCGCTGCTGCACAGCTTCTACGCCTACGACCTGGTCTACATGCCGCACGGCGAGAACGTGATCCTGGTGCTGGAGGACGGGGTGGTGCGGCGGGCCGTCTACAAGGACATCGCCGAGGAGATCGCGGTGATGGACCCGGACGCGGTGCTCCCGCCGGAGGTCTCCCGCATCCGCGTGGAGGTCCCGGACGACCAGAAGCTGCTGTCGGTCTTCACCGACGTCTTCGACTGCTTCTTCCGCTTCCTCGCCGCGAACCTCGCGGAGGAGGGCGTCATGGACGAGGACGCCTTCTGGGGCACGGTCGCCGAGGTCACCCGCGAGTACCAGGCGTCGGTGCCCGAACTCGCCGACAAGTTCGCCCGCTACGACATGTTCGCCCCCGAGTTCGCGCTGTCCTGCCTCAACCGCCTCCAGCTCCGCGACAACAGGCAGATGGTCGACCTCACGGACCCGTCCGGAGCGCTCCAGCTGGTCGGCACCCTGAAGAACCCGATCGCCGGGTTCTGA
- a CDS encoding DUF4429 domain-containing protein yields the protein MAEIIQKDGTWTFDGDTLRLTPGRDKNVGLLRRTLGELVLPLKALAGISLEQGKRAGRLRLRLRDGADPLLHATGGRLGEPHDPYQLIVESDRFGVAEYFTEEVRTALLLDQIPSEPVSEYLLPGPSVPLSVSAGDGTVSFDGERVRLEWNWKTEDAKAAAGTRTLAVTELTGVEWQPAAGLENGHLRFTVRHAPTKAPAKYDPNAVELWGFKKDPLMALVAAAVQARLPHPAAPAGERPGEPEPALPLAAAPAPAEDDHDALLRRLRELGELHRSGVLTDEEFTLAKQAVLKRM from the coding sequence ATGGCGGAAATCATCCAGAAGGACGGCACCTGGACGTTCGACGGGGACACCCTGCGGCTGACCCCCGGACGGGACAAGAACGTCGGACTGCTCCGCAGGACCCTGGGTGAACTGGTGCTCCCGCTGAAGGCGCTGGCGGGCATCTCCCTGGAGCAGGGGAAGCGGGCGGGACGGCTCAGGCTGCGGCTGCGCGACGGCGCCGACCCGCTGCTGCACGCGACCGGCGGCCGGCTCGGCGAGCCGCACGACCCGTACCAGCTGATCGTCGAGTCCGACCGCTTCGGTGTCGCCGAGTACTTCACCGAGGAGGTCCGCACCGCGCTGCTGCTGGACCAGATCCCCTCCGAACCGGTCTCCGAGTACCTGCTGCCCGGCCCTTCCGTGCCGCTGTCCGTCTCCGCCGGGGACGGCACGGTCAGCTTCGACGGCGAGCGCGTCCGGCTGGAGTGGAACTGGAAGACGGAGGACGCCAAGGCCGCCGCCGGCACCCGCACCCTCGCGGTGACGGAGCTGACCGGCGTGGAGTGGCAGCCAGCGGCCGGACTGGAGAACGGCCACCTCCGCTTCACCGTGCGCCACGCACCCACCAAGGCCCCGGCCAAGTACGACCCGAACGCGGTGGAGCTGTGGGGCTTCAAGAAGGACCCGCTGATGGCGCTCGTCGCCGCCGCCGTCCAGGCCCGTCTGCCGCACCCGGCGGCCCCCGCCGGCGAACGGCCCGGCGAGCCGGAGCCCGCCCTGCCCCTGGCCGCCGCCCCCGCGCCCGCCGAGGACGACCACGACGCCCTGCTGCGCCGGCTGCGGGAGCTGGGCGAGCTGCACCGGTCCGGGGTGCTCACGGACGAGGAGTTCACCCTCGCCAAACAGGCGGTCCTCAAGCGCATGTGA
- the glmS gene encoding glutamine--fructose-6-phosphate transaminase (isomerizing): protein MCGIVGYIGRREVAPLLLEGLQRLEYRGYDSAGIAVTSPKASGLKMVKAKGRVRDLEAKVPARFKGTTGIAHTRWATHGAPSDVNAHPHLDAEGKVAVVHNGIIDNATDLRRKLEADGVVFLSETDTEVLTHLIARSSAEKLEDKVRETVRLIEGTYGIAVLHADFPDRIVVARNGSPVVLGIGEKEMFVASDIAALVAHTRQIVTLDDGEMATLKADDFRTYTTEGTRTTAEPTTVEWEAASYDMGGHDTYMHKEIHEQAEAVDRVLRGRIDDRFSTVHLGGLNLDAREARRIRRVKILGCGTSYHAGMIGAQMIEELARIPADAEPASEFRYRNAVVDPDTLYVAVSQSGETYDVLAAVQELKRKGARVLGVVNVVGSAIAREADGGVYVHAGPEVCVVSTKCFTNTTVAFALLALHLGRTRDLSVRDGKRIIEGLRRLPGQIAEIMEQEEEIRKLALEYAEARSMLFIGRVRGYPVAREASLKLKEVSYIHAEAYPASELKHGPLALIEPALPTVAIVPDDDLLEKNRAAMEEIKARSGKILAVAHQAQEKADHTLLVPKNEDELDPILMGIPLQLLAYHTALALGRDIDKPRNLAKSVTVE from the coding sequence ATGTGCGGAATCGTCGGATACATCGGCAGGCGTGAGGTCGCCCCCCTGCTGCTGGAGGGACTGCAGCGTCTGGAGTACCGCGGCTACGACTCGGCGGGCATCGCCGTCACCTCCCCGAAGGCGTCCGGCCTGAAGATGGTCAAGGCCAAGGGCCGGGTGCGCGACCTCGAGGCGAAGGTCCCGGCGCGCTTCAAGGGCACCACCGGCATCGCCCACACCCGCTGGGCCACCCACGGCGCCCCGTCCGACGTCAACGCCCACCCGCACCTGGACGCGGAGGGCAAGGTCGCCGTCGTCCACAACGGCATCATCGACAACGCCACCGACCTGCGCCGCAAGCTGGAGGCGGACGGCGTCGTGTTCCTCTCCGAGACGGACACCGAGGTCCTCACCCATCTGATCGCCCGCTCGAGCGCCGAGAAGCTGGAGGACAAGGTCCGCGAGACCGTGCGCCTCATCGAGGGCACCTACGGCATCGCCGTGCTGCACGCCGACTTCCCGGACCGCATCGTGGTGGCCCGCAACGGCTCCCCGGTCGTCCTCGGCATCGGCGAGAAGGAGATGTTCGTCGCCTCCGACATCGCCGCGCTGGTCGCCCACACCCGGCAGATCGTCACCCTCGACGACGGCGAGATGGCCACCCTCAAGGCCGACGACTTCCGCACCTACACCACCGAGGGCACCCGCACCACCGCCGAGCCGACCACCGTGGAGTGGGAGGCCGCCTCGTACGACATGGGCGGCCACGACACCTACATGCACAAGGAGATCCACGAGCAGGCGGAGGCCGTGGACCGCGTGCTGCGCGGCCGGATCGACGACCGCTTCTCCACCGTGCACCTGGGCGGCCTCAACCTGGACGCCCGCGAGGCGCGCCGGATCCGCCGCGTGAAGATCCTCGGCTGCGGCACCTCGTACCACGCCGGCATGATCGGCGCGCAGATGATCGAGGAGCTGGCCCGCATCCCCGCCGACGCCGAGCCGGCCTCCGAGTTCCGCTACCGCAACGCGGTCGTGGACCCCGACACCCTGTACGTAGCGGTCTCCCAGTCGGGCGAGACGTACGACGTGCTGGCGGCCGTGCAGGAGCTGAAGCGCAAGGGCGCGCGGGTGCTGGGCGTGGTCAACGTCGTCGGCTCCGCGATCGCCCGCGAGGCGGACGGCGGCGTCTACGTGCACGCCGGGCCCGAGGTCTGCGTGGTGTCCACCAAGTGCTTCACCAACACCACGGTCGCCTTCGCCCTGCTCGCCCTGCACCTGGGCCGCACCCGTGACCTGTCGGTGCGCGACGGCAAGCGGATCATCGAGGGCCTGCGCAGGCTGCCCGGCCAGATCGCCGAGATCATGGAGCAGGAGGAGGAGATCCGGAAGCTGGCCCTGGAGTACGCCGAGGCCCGCTCGATGCTCTTCATCGGCCGCGTCCGGGGCTACCCGGTGGCCCGCGAGGCGTCCCTGAAGCTCAAGGAGGTCTCGTACATCCACGCCGAGGCCTACCCGGCCTCCGAGCTGAAGCACGGCCCGCTGGCGCTGATCGAGCCGGCCCTCCCGACGGTGGCGATCGTCCCCGACGACGACCTGCTGGAGAAGAACCGGGCCGCGATGGAGGAGATCAAGGCCCGCAGCGGCAAGATCCTCGCGGTGGCCCACCAGGCACAGGAGAAGGCCGACCACACCCTCCTGGTCCCGAAGAACGAGGACGAACTCGACCCGATCCTGATGGGCATCCCCCTCCAACTCCTCGCCTACCACACGGCCCTGGCCCTCGGCCGCGACATCGACAAGCCCCGCAACCTCGCCAAGTCCGTCACGGTCGAGTAG